The Novosphingobium sp. P6W DNA window GGATCCGACCGACGATTGCTCCTGGATGCTACCAGGGAGCACCACGTGCAAGACAACCGCGTTTACACGAGCCTCAAGTCTGTTCGTCCTTTCCGATCGCGACCGTATCGCAATGCCCTTGGGCTCGGCACCTGCCTGACGGGAGCCGCTGCCGCTCTACTCCTCGGCGCGGCACCGGCAGCCGCCGCGCCTTCCTGCGGCCTGCTGACACTGACGGCTGTTACCTGCCCATCGTCGGCCAGCTACCCTGGCGGCATTCATTACGCTGTTAGTGCGGGAGAGACCACGCAGGATCTGACGGTTCATCTCGGCGACGGCGTGTCGGTCGAAACCGGTGACGATTACGTTAACGGCGTCACAGTCACTAACTTCTCCGGCGGGGCGGCTTCCGTCATCGCGGATGGAGTCAGCACCGTTACCACCCATGGCACGGGTTCGATCGGCGTCGCAGGCAACACTGACGCAGGCGATCTCACGATCCACATCGGCGACGTCTTTACCGCAGGGAGCGAAGCGCACGGCATCGTTGCGGGTAGTGTCTCAGGCGCGGTCGATGTCAAGGTTGGCTCGGTGAAGACCAGCGGCGACCTCTCGGACGGCGTCCACGCAACTGGCTACAGCGGGCCTATCAACGTCTCTGCGGGCAATGCCGAAACCAGCGGGCTCTACTCGCGCGGCATTTACGGGTTGAGCACGCAGGGCAGTCTGACCATCGATGCAGGATCGGTCACCACGCACGGCGATTATTCGGTCGGCATCGCCGCGCAGGCGGGGCAGCGCCCAATCTTCGACGAGGAAACAGGCGTTCCCTCGCTCGGGACCCCCGTAGACCTCACGGTCCATGCGCACAGCGTGCACACCAGCGGCTATGCATCCGACGGCATCATCGCAACCAACTTCACGATGGGAGACACCCACGTTTCGGCAGGTGACATAACCACCACGGGAGACAACAGCTGGGGCGCCTATGCCGGCGGCTTTGGTAGCGTCGCTCTGTCGGGTGAAGCGATTGAGACCAGTGGTTTCAATGCCGTCGGCCTTGGCGCAGTGAGCTTCTACGGCGACATCAACATCAGCGCTGGAAACGTCACGACGCACGGCGAGTTCGCGACGGGTATTAATGCTCTCGCCTACGGCGCCAATGCCCGACTTACTATCAATGCAGGAAGTGTCACGACAAATGGCGACCGAGCGGCGGGCATCTATGCTGCGGGTTCCTCGGGCATCCTCGGTGAAGACCACAAATTCACGGTCAATGCCGATAGTGTAACGACCAACGGCACCGACACGGCAGGGGTCGTCGTAAAGGCCGGCGGTGACGTTGCGGTCAACCTTGGGACGGTGACCGTGAATGGGGACCGTTCGCGCGGTGTGTTCATTCGAACCAGCGACGGAGATATGACGCTTTCGATCGGCAGCATCGTTACGAAGGGGGCGGTCGCGTTCGGTCGCGACGCGGTGGGTCTGTCTATAGGGAGCGGCTTCGGGAAGGTGGATGCCGGGATCGGTTCCATCAGCACTGCGGGCGATCATTCCGCCGCAATCTTGTCGACGGGGTTATACTCGGATCAGGCTTTCACCATCAGTGGGGCTCTGACAACCACGGGCCAAAATTCCGCAGGTTTCCAGTCATTCCTCCAGTACGGCTCTCTCAATCTGGAAGTCGGAACCATCTCGACCTCCGGAGATGACAGCCCCGGCGTCTATGCCGTGGCCTATGGTGCAGACACGACGATCAAGGCCGGGCAGGTCTCGACCGGCGGGAGCAACTCTGCGGGCATCAAGGTCACGGGCATCAGCACCGACGGCCTCAGTCATCAGATCGCTATCGATACAGGCTCTGTCACGACGAAAGGTGACCAGTCCTCGGGCATTGATGTGCTCGCGCTTGGCAACGATGCAAGCATCCACGCAGGCGCCATAACCACCGCCGGTGCCTATGCGTCCGGGATCAAGGTCACTGCCGTGCGCGGCTACGGCGACCACGGCTTCTTCGGCGGCGACGTAACGGTAGATGCGGGCACGGTCCTTACCACCGGTGACAATGCCTCCGGCATCGAAACCGTCTCTGACGGCGCGACCACGATCAAGGTCGGCTCAGTGGCAACATCGGGTGCGAACTCGGCAGGTATCCACGCCTACGGCTATGGCGACATAACCATCGACGCCGGGTCTGTGACGACGTCCGGCTACCGATCTGACGGCATCTACGCGAACAACAACGTTGGTGGGCTTTCAGGCGGGATCACCATAACCGCCGACGATGTGCACACTACCGGAGAAGGCTCTGCGGGCATCCGCGCCGCCGCCTATCAGGGCAACACGTCGATCAATGCCGGCCAGGTGACCACCGCCGGCGACGGCGCAGATGCTGTCTACGGCTGGAGCTATTACGGCAACGTCGATATCGACGTCGGCTCGGTCGCTACCAGTGGCAAGGGCACGAGAGGCGTGGTCGCCTATTCCGGCGGCACAACCACGATTAATGTGGGAGACGTGACCACTACCGGCGCCAACGTCGATCGCGCTTTCCTTGGTACCGGGATCAAGGCAGTAGGAGCCGCAGTCCACGTCACCGCGGGCTCTGTGAGCACCTTGGCGGACTATTCCGCCGCGATCTATGCCAACTCTAACTTCGTCCACGACAACGGTCAGGCTGAGCATGATATCTCCGTATCAGCCGGTACACTGACGACCGAAGGGTTTGGCTCCGATGGCGTCGATGCGATCAACATCGGCACGGATGGTAACAATGCTATCACTGTCGGCAATATCAGCACACGCGGCGACTACGCATTCGGGGTATACTCTTACGCTGTGTTCGGGGCGAACACGGTCACGGTCGGCGACATCGCAACGCGAGGCAAAGTCGGCCGCGGCATCGATGCCACGAGCGTCTATGGCGATGTGACGGTCACGGGCAACACCATCACGACCAAGGGCGATTACGCCTACGGCGTGCTGGCCAAGACCGGGGGTGCTCAACTCTCGACCGGGCAAACCCTTGCAGTCAGCGTGGGAGACATCGCCACCGATGGCTTTGGTTCCGATGGTATCCGCGCTCTGAGCCAGGGCCGGCAGATGAACACGGTTATTAATGTTGGGACTGTCAAGACCGGCGGGGACCTCGCTTACGGTATCAACGCCTACACCAGTGGTACCGGCAACGCCATTTCCATCACCGCAGGGTCGGTCGATACCGGAGGAAAGGAAGCCGTCGGGATCCAGGCTGTCAATCTTTCGGTCGCAGGCGACGTAGCCATTGATGTCGGCAGCGTCGCAACCCACGGCGATGTCAGCTCAGCCATCTTCAGCTTTGCGTATGACGGCGACATCTCGATCAATGCAGGCACGGTGGCCGGGGGCGCGATCAGGGCATCGTCACTTTACGGCGACGTGAATGTTGTCGCCGGTTCCGTCAGTTCGGATCACTACAACAGCACCGGCATTGCCGTGAGCGGCGAGAATATTTCCGTGAAGGTGGACAAGGTCGAGGAGACCGGCACCCTCGGCGTTGGCATTCTTGCCCTCGGTGGGAAGACAGTCAGCGTCAATGCGGGCGAAATCCTCACAACCACCGATGGCGGCTTCGGGGTAATCGCTGAGGGAACCGACGTTACGGTGAACGTCGGAAAGGTGAAGACTACTGGCTTCACCGGCACGGGCGTCTACGCCGCCGTCTTCGGCAGTGGAAATCATGGTGACATCACCGTTACCAATTCGCTCACCACGTCCGGCGATCTTTCCGATGGCATCTTCGGGCTCTCGGGGGGGATGATCGCCGTACACAACCTGGGAACACTGGAGACCTCTGGCGAAGGCTCGCGCGGCATCGTTGGCTTCGGCATGGAGGGTGTGACGATCGATGGCTCCGGCACGATCTCGACGAGCGGTGATTTCGCCACGGGCGTACTTGCGCAGGCGCTGGGCGGCACTGTCTCGATCACGCAGGCCGCTATCACTACGAGTGGCGCCAAAGCCGGCGGCGTCTACGCGGGCGTCTATGGAACGAACCTCGATGGCAGTCCGGTCAGCGGCAACATCCGCATTGACCTGGGATCGGTTGCGACCAAGGGCGACCTCTCGGACGCGATCGTTGCCGTGAACAATGCGCAAGGCGGTGCAATCGACATCAAGACGGGCACGGTAACCACCAGCGGTGCGGGGGCCAGCGGTATCGTCGCAATCGGTTATACCGGAGCGATCCAGATTACCGCCGGCAATGTTACCACAACAGGCGACCTGGTGCCCGGTCAGCCCATCGATGAGTACCACTCAACCGCGCCTCACTTTAGCCACGGCATCTACGCGGTCGGGGCGAGCGTCGACATCAACGCCACCGGCGCGGTCTCGACCAAAGGAGACTTCGCTGCCGGCATCTACGCCGCCGCGCTCGAGGGTAACGTGGCTATCCATGCCAACGATGTCTCTACAACGGGCTACAAGGCAGTCGCGGTTCGCGGCTACTCTGCAGACGGCGGCGTATCGGTAATCACGTCCGGCGACATTTCGACCAAGGGCAAAAATGCCTACGGCGTGCTGGCATTTGGTGCTGGACCGATCCAGGTGACGAACAGCGGCGATATTTCTACGTCCGATAAATTTGCTCACGGAATCTACGCGATCGGCGGAACAGCAACGCTTTCAACCGTGTCGGTTTCCAATACCGGCAATATATCGGTGAATGGGGAGGGCACTGACGCGATCCGCGCGATCAGCCACGGCGGTGACTTGAATGTCACCACGGCAGGTTCGATCACAGCGGCGGGTAAATATGCAGCAGGCGTCCTTGCCGTAGTCGAGCGCAAGGCCCGCGGCACGGACAAGGTAGCGCTGGCGGAGGATGTTACCCCCAATCTCACTCTGGACCTTGGCAAGGTGTCCGTTTCTGGCGAAGGTTCGGTGGGCGTTGCCGCGATCAGCTATCGCGGGGATGTGTCTATCAAGGCCCAGAGTGTGGACGCCTCGAAGGGAGGCGCGGGCGTCTCGGCGCTGGCTGCCGGATCAATCGACATCAAGGTGGGCGACGTATCGTCTGGCGGCCGAGGCATCTTCGCCAATGGTTATGGCCATACCGAGGTGAGTGTTACCGGATCCGTCATAGCGCCCAACCACGTAGCGATCGAGATGAACTCGTCGAGCGAAGACACCGTGCTAAACATCGGCAAGGGCGCTGTCGTTGTCGGGGGTGGGCAGCACAATCCGGCTGACGATCCCTACGTTGGTATCGGCAACGCGGTGATCCTTGGGTCATACACGGGCGTGAAGCTCAACAATGCGGGCACCATCCGTAATCTGGGGGACGGCTACACGATCCTCATGGTCGACCTTGGGGCTGGCGATGACCTTTACACGGTCCATGGCGCCGGCATCACCAACTCGGGCCTGATCGAGGGTAACGTTAAAATGACTGCTGTGGGCGACACGTTCGTCAACACGGGTCGTTTCACGGCGACGAAGGACAGCGACTTCGGCGCTGGCCGGGACGTGTTCACCAACAGCGGTATCCTGAGTGTATCCAGCGGCACTGGGTCAGCGGCGCGTGCTGCAGTCGCGCCGGTTTCCATCACATTCAAGGGGCTCGAGCGGTTCGACAACAGCGGCCTCGTCGACCTGCGGGGCGGCGCTGCGGGCGATACCCTCACGCTGACCGGCGATTACTTCGGTTCGGGCAAGGCGCAGCTCGGCCTCGATCTGGGCAAGGGCGTCGCCGACAAGCTGGTGATCCAGGGCGCGGCGACCGGTTCGACCGGCATTGTCCTCAACCAGCGCGCCAGCGATGCCACACTGCTGACCAAGCCGATTGAACTCGTCAAGGCCGGCACCGGTACCGCGGCGAGCGCCTTCCACATGGACGTGCCCGATGTCGGGCTGGTCCACTACTCGCTGGCCTACAACGCCGGCAGCTTCGGCCTGACCGCCCAGGCAGGTGCTCCTGTCTATCGCCTCGCGCGGATCGGTGAGGGCGCACAGGCTGTATGGGATCAGTCAGCGCAGGCGTGGAGTTCGCACATGGCGCAGCTTCGCGACGACGCACAGCCCGGCACCCACGTGTGGGGTCAGGTCTATGGCGGTGTCTCCAACCGTGACGCTTCGCAATCGATCGATGGCACCGACTATTCCCTGGACTATCGTCAGGACTTCTACGGGTTCCAGGTGGGCGTCGATCTGGGCGGGTCGGTGGAGGATGCGAGCGCGAGCGTGTTCGGCGTGACGGCAGGCTACATCAGCTCACGCCAGAACTTCGAGCAGGGCGGCGACCGGGCCGCGTTCGATACCGTCAACGTCGGGGCCTACGGCTCGGTCAAGCGCGGAGCCTTCTTCGCCAATGCGTTGGGCCAGTACGCCCACCACTCGATCGACGCGCATGGCCGGGTGCTCGACTGGTCGGACAAGACCGATGGCAACAGCTACGGCGTCCAGGGCGAGGTCGGCGCACGGCTGGGCTCGGACAAGGTCTTCGTCGAGCCGCTCGCCTCGCTGGCATGGCAGAAGGCCGATATCGGCGGGCTGGATCTGCTGGGTCAGTCGGTCACCTTCGGCAATCTCGACGGGCTGACCGGCAAGCTGGGTGCGCGCATCGGCGGGACGGCCAAGGTCTTCGGAACCGAAGCGATATTCTATGCCCGGGGCACCTACGTCCACCAGTTCGACGGCAAACCTGCCGCGACGCTGGTGAGCGGCGGGACTTCGCAGGACATCGAAGGGCGCCGCATGGGCGACTACGGCCAGGCGGCACTTGGCGTGACCATCCTTTCCGATGGCCCGGTCAGCGGCTTCATCGAAGGAAATGCCGCCTTCGGATCGTCCACCAAGGGCGGCGGCGGCCGCGCCGGTGTGCGCTTCCAGTTCTGACCATAACGAGCAGGGCCGGCCATAGCGCCGGTCCTCGGCAGACACAGAGATTGATATGACCGACACTGCCCTCCACGCAGATCCATCGCGTTCTGAATCCCCTGCACCCAATGAAGCTGAAATGGACGCAATCGAAAGCACTACGGGCAGCCCGTCCGCTCCTGGAGCCGACGCGCCAAGCCTGGCACCAGGCGCGACCAACATCACCGTTTCACGCGGATTCAACGCTTGGCTGCGAACCCATCGGCTTAGCCTCGCCTTCACCTCGTACCAGACCGGGCAACTGTTCCTCGTAGGTTCGCATGCCAACGGTACCGTTTCGTTCAATCAGCAAAGCTTCAGCCGGGCCATGGGCGTGTGTTGGCGGCCGGGACGGCTCTATCTTGGCTCGCTCTCGCAGCTGTGGCGACTGGAGAATATGCTGCGGCCCGGCGAACTGGGCAACAAGGCCTTCGACGCCGTCCTGGTCCCGCGAAACGCGCAAACAATCGGCGACGTCGATATCCATGAGGTCGGCGTGGACCGGGAAGGCCGGGTGATCTTCGTCAACACGAAATACAGCTGCCTCGCGACCCTGGACCTCACGCATAGCTTCAAGCCGATCTGGAAGCCGGCATTCATATCGAAATTGGCGCCGGAGGACCGTTGTCACCTCAACGGCATGGCCATGACCGACGGTGAAGTCCGCTACGTGACCGCCGTCAGCCGGTCCGACGTGCTCAGCGGATGGCGCGAGCGCAGGCACGAAGGCGGCGTACTGATCGACGTCCGCGATGACCGGATCGTCACTGACCAACTTTCCATGCCGCACAGTCCGCGTGTGGTCGGCGACCAAGTGTACGTACTCGACAGCGGTCGGGGCCAGATCGTGCGCATCGACACCGCCAGCGGCGAGAAGAAAGACATAGCGTTCTGTCCCGGATTTCTGCGGGGGATGGCGATCCACCATGAGCATGCGATCGTCACGGTTTCCAAGCCGCGGGATGGTACGTTCAAAGGCTTGCTACTCGACGGTGAACTGAAGAAGCGGGACGCCGATGCCTGGTGCGGGGTCCTGATCGTTAACCTGTCCACCGGCGACATCGTCGAATGGGTAAGGCTCGAGGGCCACATTACCGAAATGTTCGACGTCGCCGCACTACCGGGCGTCATCTGCCCCATGTCGGTCGGCCCTCAGACGCAAGAAATTCAGAGCACGATCACGTTCGACGCTCTGTAGCGCGCTGGGGGGGGAGCGAAGGTCGCGGTGGTGCCCCTACCGCGGCCTTCGTCTTCAACATTAGCCACAAGACCTCCGCATAGCTTTCCTGCGTGCGTGGAAGGTGTGCTCACACGCCTCTCGATCATCAAATCCAGCAGAACTCGAAGGCGTCACCGCACGCGCGTCTGCGACAAAATTCCGCCGTCCCCCAACCCTGACAACATATAAATGAGGGAATTGTTGATGATAAACTCAGTACATAAAGCTGCGCTATATGGCGCCACGAGCCTCACTGCTCTGGCTTTGCTGTGTGGCCAGGCGCACGCCCAAGAAACCGCCAATCCGGAATCGTCCACCACTGCGCCTGAAGACAATACGATTGTCGTCACGGGTTCGATCACGCGCAACCCGGCCGCCGCGACCGCGTCCCCTGTCGTTTCTATCAATTCGGACGACTTGGCCAAACGCGGTATCACCACCGTAGCAGATGCACTCCAGACGCTGACCGCGAACAACGCTGGCACTATTCCAGCCAGCTGGTCCGCGCAAGGTTTCACCACCGGTGCTTCAGCGCCGTCACTGCGCGGCTTCAACAACGCCTATACCCTCACCCTGTTTGATGGGATGCGCACCGCTTACTACCCACTCGCTGATGACACACAGCGAAATATCGTCGATATCAATAGCGT harbors:
- a CDS encoding outer membrane autotransporter encodes the protein MQDNRVYTSLKSVRPFRSRPYRNALGLGTCLTGAAAALLLGAAPAAAAPSCGLLTLTAVTCPSSASYPGGIHYAVSAGETTQDLTVHLGDGVSVETGDDYVNGVTVTNFSGGAASVIADGVSTVTTHGTGSIGVAGNTDAGDLTIHIGDVFTAGSEAHGIVAGSVSGAVDVKVGSVKTSGDLSDGVHATGYSGPINVSAGNAETSGLYSRGIYGLSTQGSLTIDAGSVTTHGDYSVGIAAQAGQRPIFDEETGVPSLGTPVDLTVHAHSVHTSGYASDGIIATNFTMGDTHVSAGDITTTGDNSWGAYAGGFGSVALSGEAIETSGFNAVGLGAVSFYGDINISAGNVTTHGEFATGINALAYGANARLTINAGSVTTNGDRAAGIYAAGSSGILGEDHKFTVNADSVTTNGTDTAGVVVKAGGDVAVNLGTVTVNGDRSRGVFIRTSDGDMTLSIGSIVTKGAVAFGRDAVGLSIGSGFGKVDAGIGSISTAGDHSAAILSTGLYSDQAFTISGALTTTGQNSAGFQSFLQYGSLNLEVGTISTSGDDSPGVYAVAYGADTTIKAGQVSTGGSNSAGIKVTGISTDGLSHQIAIDTGSVTTKGDQSSGIDVLALGNDASIHAGAITTAGAYASGIKVTAVRGYGDHGFFGGDVTVDAGTVLTTGDNASGIETVSDGATTIKVGSVATSGANSAGIHAYGYGDITIDAGSVTTSGYRSDGIYANNNVGGLSGGITITADDVHTTGEGSAGIRAAAYQGNTSINAGQVTTAGDGADAVYGWSYYGNVDIDVGSVATSGKGTRGVVAYSGGTTTINVGDVTTTGANVDRAFLGTGIKAVGAAVHVTAGSVSTLADYSAAIYANSNFVHDNGQAEHDISVSAGTLTTEGFGSDGVDAINIGTDGNNAITVGNISTRGDYAFGVYSYAVFGANTVTVGDIATRGKVGRGIDATSVYGDVTVTGNTITTKGDYAYGVLAKTGGAQLSTGQTLAVSVGDIATDGFGSDGIRALSQGRQMNTVINVGTVKTGGDLAYGINAYTSGTGNAISITAGSVDTGGKEAVGIQAVNLSVAGDVAIDVGSVATHGDVSSAIFSFAYDGDISINAGTVAGGAIRASSLYGDVNVVAGSVSSDHYNSTGIAVSGENISVKVDKVEETGTLGVGILALGGKTVSVNAGEILTTTDGGFGVIAEGTDVTVNVGKVKTTGFTGTGVYAAVFGSGNHGDITVTNSLTTSGDLSDGIFGLSGGMIAVHNLGTLETSGEGSRGIVGFGMEGVTIDGSGTISTSGDFATGVLAQALGGTVSITQAAITTSGAKAGGVYAGVYGTNLDGSPVSGNIRIDLGSVATKGDLSDAIVAVNNAQGGAIDIKTGTVTTSGAGASGIVAIGYTGAIQITAGNVTTTGDLVPGQPIDEYHSTAPHFSHGIYAVGASVDINATGAVSTKGDFAAGIYAAALEGNVAIHANDVSTTGYKAVAVRGYSADGGVSVITSGDISTKGKNAYGVLAFGAGPIQVTNSGDISTSDKFAHGIYAIGGTATLSTVSVSNTGNISVNGEGTDAIRAISHGGDLNVTTAGSITAAGKYAAGVLAVVERKARGTDKVALAEDVTPNLTLDLGKVSVSGEGSVGVAAISYRGDVSIKAQSVDASKGGAGVSALAAGSIDIKVGDVSSGGRGIFANGYGHTEVSVTGSVIAPNHVAIEMNSSSEDTVLNIGKGAVVVGGGQHNPADDPYVGIGNAVILGSYTGVKLNNAGTIRNLGDGYTILMVDLGAGDDLYTVHGAGITNSGLIEGNVKMTAVGDTFVNTGRFTATKDSDFGAGRDVFTNSGILSVSSGTGSAARAAVAPVSITFKGLERFDNSGLVDLRGGAAGDTLTLTGDYFGSGKAQLGLDLGKGVADKLVIQGAATGSTGIVLNQRASDATLLTKPIELVKAGTGTAASAFHMDVPDVGLVHYSLAYNAGSFGLTAQAGAPVYRLARIGEGAQAVWDQSAQAWSSHMAQLRDDAQPGTHVWGQVYGGVSNRDASQSIDGTDYSLDYRQDFYGFQVGVDLGGSVEDASASVFGVTAGYISSRQNFEQGGDRAAFDTVNVGAYGSVKRGAFFANALGQYAHHSIDAHGRVLDWSDKTDGNSYGVQGEVGARLGSDKVFVEPLASLAWQKADIGGLDLLGQSVTFGNLDGLTGKLGARIGGTAKVFGTEAIFYARGTYVHQFDGKPAATLVSGGTSQDIEGRRMGDYGQAALGVTILSDGPVSGFIEGNAAFGSSTKGGGGRAGVRFQF
- a CDS encoding TIGR03032 family protein — encoded protein: MTDTALHADPSRSESPAPNEAEMDAIESTTGSPSAPGADAPSLAPGATNITVSRGFNAWLRTHRLSLAFTSYQTGQLFLVGSHANGTVSFNQQSFSRAMGVCWRPGRLYLGSLSQLWRLENMLRPGELGNKAFDAVLVPRNAQTIGDVDIHEVGVDREGRVIFVNTKYSCLATLDLTHSFKPIWKPAFISKLAPEDRCHLNGMAMTDGEVRYVTAVSRSDVLSGWRERRHEGGVLIDVRDDRIVTDQLSMPHSPRVVGDQVYVLDSGRGQIVRIDTASGEKKDIAFCPGFLRGMAIHHEHAIVTVSKPRDGTFKGLLLDGELKKRDADAWCGVLIVNLSTGDIVEWVRLEGHITEMFDVAALPGVICPMSVGPQTQEIQSTITFDAL